GCATCGTAGATTAGGCGGCGATCGCAACTTTTGAGATAAGCGATCGTATCCCTGATCATCTCCAGATTTTCCTCAAGGGTGGTGCGTAAGCCTTCAATCACATGCAGATCCCAAGATTTACCAAAAATAGTGATCCACTTAGTTTCTGCCGCCAGAATTGGCACGAGCATCGGATCGTCCTGAGCTTTGATTCCTGCGCGTCTGGTCGAGCAGAAAACCACAAGTTCGGCACTACTAAGACGATACTCCTGCATACGTCGAAAAAATTCGCCATCCTTAGGGTTTGCGCCTGCCCAACCACCTTCGATAAAGGCGACTCCCATGAGATCGAGGCGATCGGCGATGCGTACTTTATCTTCCACAGACAGGGACAACCCTTCGCGCTGAGTCCCATCGCGAAGGGTTGTGTCGTAGATCAAAATATTTTGATTTTCCATATTTAAAATTTTCGATTTTTATGAAAGTCTGCTAGCAGAAGACTTTCATTGGTTATTTACCCATAGCTTTGACTAAGAAAATGCCACCAAAGTACAAAATACCCACAGCACCCGCCAATAAACTTTGAGTCATCGGATCGGTTGATGGGGTCAGGACTGCGCCAAGGATCACTGCGCCAAGAACAACATAGCGCCAACCTGCGAGCATTCTTGCCGAGTTGACAATACCAGTCATTGCTAATAGTGCTTGAATTACAGGAATCTGGAATGCTAGCCCTGTACTAAATAACAGCAACAGTACAAATTCAAAATAGCGATCAATTGACCAAAACTGCTCAACTACGTCACCGCCATAGCTGATAAAGAAATTGAGGGCGGCAGGGATTAGCAACTCGTAAGCAAATACAATCCCTAAAACAAATAAAATGCTAGAGCCAAAGACAATCGGCGCGATCACGCGTTTTTCCTTACGTGTTAGTCCTGGCAAGATAAATCGCACGATTTGGTACAAGATCGCAGGACTTGCTACTAGTAAGCCGCTATAGCCAGCAACTTTGATCGATACAAAAAAGTATTCCCCAGGGGCAAGTTGCAAAAATTTCACTCCTTGAGCAGGAATTTCTAATAGAGCGACAATTTTATTGACGAAGGCAAAGCAACCAACGATCGCCACAAAAATGGCAATTAAGGCATAGAAAATTCGCGATCGCAGTTCTTCCAGATGATCGAACAGGGACATCTCGACATCTTCAATAGATTCGAGATCGTCATCAACAGGAGGATCGACAATGGCGATCGCAGACTCATTTACGTCCTCAATAGGTTGTGTGGACAAATCCTGTGGTTGCTCTGCTTCACTTACCGTCTCTAGCATGGTGTCGTTACTAAAATCTACTTGTCGATTGCTTAACCCGATTGCTTAACAAACTTATCAAATAATCGAAGCCTATCGATACTATAGCAACCAAATCCGACTTTGGCGTTTTGAGGCTGATATAAAGTAAGCCTAATATAGCCATTTGCGGCGTGCAAAGCACGCCGCAAATGGCTATATTTAGGCTTACTTTATGTGAACTTTCTGACATTTATCTGTGTCTAAACACCTAGAATGTTAGATTTAATTATGGGATTAGAGAAATGTTTCATGTTGTGTATCACCATGTAAAATTTCGGGGTATGTAAATGGCTTCATTCAAAGTTTTAGGATTATTGGCGATCGCTGGTTCTGTATTTTCCTTAGATGCAGCAAGTATTAACGCTCAAGTGACTATTGGTGCTAGTCAACCTAGGGACTTGTCACCTGCTCAGCAAATTCTCATGGATATGCGACAGACCAATTCCCCTACTGTTGGTGGTGGGAGTATGCAGTTATTACGGTTTACAGAGAATAACGTCTCATTCGCCCCTCTAGAAGGTTTAGATCGATTGTTTAATTGGCAAACTTCAGAAGACACAGGAACTACCGCAGAGAAAACACTGGGCGATCGCGTTGAAGAATTTAAGCTTACTCAACGTCAGCAGATAGTCTCTGATAGTGAGATGTTTGAAGCTATTAAGCGCATTCAAAGCAAAAATTAACTAAAGTCCCTCAAAAAAGCATGGTGCTTTGGAAAGTTTTTTTGGATTCTCTTACTACATAGCAATTCTCATTATTAAAATAAAATCAATTTTTTGAAAGTTCGCCGTTGGCGAGCTTTCAAAAAATTGATTTTATTTTTGCTAAGTAGATGGGCATAATTAATTACAAACCCAAACCCGTAAAGTTGCGCCCCTGCGGGGCGCAACTTTACGGGTTTGGGTAATTTATTCTGCACAGGTACTTAGCACCTTCGGCGCTGGCAACAATAAAATTGATTTCATATTGAGAATTGCTGCTTACTACAATATTTGTGCCAAAATTGTGTCGAAATCTGAGAAAATTAGGTTTATATTTTTTATTAATTTTTTTTAGGCAGTTTAACAAATATGTTTGATGTTCCAGAATTGACCTCGATCGCAGAGGCAACACCTCAAGAATTAGCAGAGATGATTTCTGAGTTAGAGCAGTATCGTGAAAGAATTGTAAATGAAACGCTAGCTACCGCCCAACGCGCTAAAATCATGAAGAATCAGGCTTTAGCAACCTTAGAGCCAAACTTAGCCAAAATTGATGCCACTCTTCAGTCACTGCGTCAACAACAAAGTAAAGCTTAAAAATTTTTCGCTAAACGTATAGATTACGATGGGCGATACTTCGCACCGCCCATCATAATTGCAGAAATTTTATCTACATTTAACAATGGATAATCCAGTTCTAGATATTCAATCCGCTAACGATATTCTGATTCAGCAGGTAAACGATCAAATTTCCCTCGGTACTTTCGACAATAGCGATCGCCAACTCATCTCTCAATTGATTGAAGGATTGGGTGACCCTAGAGGGATGGTCAGACTCAGATTTGCGGAAACCCTCGGTGAAATTGGTGAATTAGCCACTCCATTTCTAACAGAAGCGCTTACCAATCATCCCAATGTCGTCTTACGAAGAGCAGCAGCTAAAACTCTGACAATTATTTCTGATCCCAGTGCTGTACCAATCTTACTTAATTCCTTTCTCAACGATCCAGATACCGTTGTAAGAAGTTCATCGGCGGGAGCCTTAGCTAGAACTGGAGAGGCTTCGGCTACAGCCTTGTTAGGGATCTTGGAATCACCTGAGCAACCCCAAGATATTAAAGGGCAAGCTGCATGGGCTTTAGCATTTATTGGTGCTGATGCGGCGGAACATCTATATAAAGCTTTGAATTCCGAATCCCTAGATGTGCGCTGTGCTGTCATTGGCGCACTTGGTCACGTTGCCCAAGAGCAGCTAGATGAGAAGTCTTGCAATATCCTTATTTCTGCGCTCACTGATCCTGAGCCAATTATTCGCACTGAAGCAGCGGCGGCTTTTGGGCAAGTTGAATACCCTAAAGCGATTCCTCATCTAATTTTGGCTCTACAAGATTCTAACCTTGGTGTTCGGAAAGCAGCCATTAATTCCCTTGGGAAGATTGGGAATTCGAGTGTAATCAACTCTTTACAACCATTGCTAAATGATGAGCAAGAAGCAGTGCGAGTACTCGCAAAATTAGCGATCGCCCAAATCAATCGACAATCTCAACAATAAAAAAAGGTGCTTTGCGCTTTTTTTATTGCTGAGAGTAATTGATTGTAATGCCAATGCACGAAAGTGTTGCAACACTTTTGAGCATTGGTATTAAGTAGTTCACCATAATTAAACGTGAGTTCGACGAAAGCGAAAAATGGCAAGAATCGCTAAGCGATTCTTGCCATTTTTCGCCATTTGCGTTGCTATAAAAGACTTGCTGAAAATAATCCGCCAATGCAAACCATGCTGATTGCCCACATTGGCGATCGCAACCAAGGCAAGTCGAGAATATAAAACAAACTAAATAAAAATCTCGCTGCTAAAAAAACAAACACATAAAGCGAAGTTTGCTCGGAAGCGACATCACTAACATAGGTAGTAAGAGCCGCCGCCACAAATAAGGCAAATACTTCAAAGGAATTTTGGTGCGCCCATGTGGCCCGTTTGGCATAGTCAGGCAAGCGATCAAACATTGCTCTTGGAGCATTTACATCGTAGCCAACGCTCAATCGTCCGTAGGCAACAAGAATATAAGGCAAATACACCAGTCCCGCCGCGATCGCAATACCGTATAACAATATCTGTGATGAAGAAAAAGTCAAATTCATTGTGGGTTTGATCAAGCAATTAAACACTTCTTCTATTTTAAGGCTTATAGCCTTGAATCTCGTCTATACAACAAAAATCCGACGATGGCAACATCGGATTTTGTTGAATCGTAGAACTCTTATCAAAACCAAAAAAATGGAGGTGGTGCTTAGCACCACCTCCATTTTTTTGGTTTTGATTTTGCTATAGTGAAGGAATTTCTTTAGGGTATCCCTTGATGAGTATTGATGCAGAGCGATCGCTGTTAAATAGTCTCCATGCCTATGTAAACCGTTTTGACACCTCGAATTCCCCTGAAGAGATCCTAGCGATCGCAAGTTCAATTTTCACCTTTCAACAAAAACAAGGAAGTAGCATCAAGATCGAGTCTAATCAAGCTGAAGCTTTAATTCAGCATGTAGTCAATCAGTTTCAATCAGAACCTCTATCTTCTGTTACTGATGCAACTACTGACACATTGGCACAAGAAGTAAACCAATGGAGGCATTCTTTAGAAGATCAAGTACTCAATACCCTTAAAGCCTATGCGCGGAAGGTTCATCCCAATCAAATCCAGAATTTACTGCCAGAGACAATTTTATCTATTCTCCCATTAGTTGAGAATGCCCAACTGCGTAAATCAGAAGCTGAATCTCTAATTCGGCAGATAGAATCAAAATTTAATTGGAATAGCGCATTAGCGCAAGTAATTGATCCTAAATTCTTAGCGATCGCTGACAAATTGGTACAGTTATCAAAGTTTGGCGACTTAAAGAATTTACTACAAGATTCTCTCTTAGGAAATCGCGACCTCATCAATAACACTCTTGAGAATGTAACCGAATCTTTTGTAGAACGTGAACTAGCTAAAATTCTTGGCAGTAATAATACCTTGCATATGGATATCGACGTTGATGCTCAGAAACTAATGGTTAAGCAGGTA
This genomic stretch from Pseudanabaena galeata CCNP1313 harbors:
- the tatC gene encoding twin-arginine translocase subunit TatC — translated: MSLFDHLEELRSRIFYALIAIFVAIVGCFAFVNKIVALLEIPAQGVKFLQLAPGEYFFVSIKVAGYSGLLVASPAILYQIVRFILPGLTRKEKRVIAPIVFGSSILFVLGIVFAYELLIPAALNFFISYGGDVVEQFWSIDRYFEFVLLLLFSTGLAFQIPVIQALLAMTGIVNSARMLAGWRYVVLGAVILGAVLTPSTDPMTQSLLAGAVGILYFGGIFLVKAMGK
- a CDS encoding HEAT repeat domain-containing protein, which produces MDNPVLDIQSANDILIQQVNDQISLGTFDNSDRQLISQLIEGLGDPRGMVRLRFAETLGEIGELATPFLTEALTNHPNVVLRRAAAKTLTIISDPSAVPILLNSFLNDPDTVVRSSSAGALARTGEASATALLGILESPEQPQDIKGQAAWALAFIGADAAEHLYKALNSESLDVRCAVIGALGHVAQEQLDEKSCNILISALTDPEPIIRTEAAAAFGQVEYPKAIPHLILALQDSNLGVRKAAINSLGKIGNSSVINSLQPLLNDEQEAVRVLAKLAIAQINRQSQQ
- a CDS encoding MAPEG family protein; this encodes MNLTFSSSQILLYGIAIAAGLVYLPYILVAYGRLSVGYDVNAPRAMFDRLPDYAKRATWAHQNSFEVFALFVAAALTTYVSDVASEQTSLYVFVFLAARFLFSLFYILDLPWLRSPMWAISMVCIGGLFSASLL